The Amycolatopsis nigrescens CSC17Ta-90 genomic interval GCTGGTGCACCGCCAGCGCCGTGCACACCAGCTGGTCGATGCCGACCTCGCGCCGCACGTCGTCCCGGTCGATCGGCAGCCCGACGGTGATCACCTCGCCGGCGGTGGTGATCGGGAGCTCCAGCGCGACCTCGCTGAACCCGGCGTAGGAGTGCAGCCCCGGACCCGGCCGCGTCGTGGTGAGCAGCATCTTGACCGCCTGGCCGATCGTGCTGAGCCCGTCGCCACGGCGTTGTACGACCAGGCCGCCGGCGTCGTCCACGAGGTACACCGGCGTGCCGGGTGCGAGTCCGGTCGGCGCTCGCGTGCCGCCAAGTACCCCGCTCGGCTGCACACCGCAACCTGCCGGCCCGAGCACCGCCGCGGCCAGCGCCGCGACCAGAGCCTTCCGGATCACCTACCTGCCTCCGTCCACCTTGGCAGGCGCACGGCGAAGCGCGCGCCCGCCCCGTCGGCGTTGCCAGCCCAGATCGTTCCGCCGTGCAGCTTGACGTTCTCCGCGGTGATCGCCATGCCCAGCCCGCTGCCTTCGGAGCGGGCACGCGCGGTGTCGGCCTTGTAGAACCGGTCGAACACGTGCCGCGCGACGGCGTCTGGAAGGCCGGGCCCGTGGTCGACCACCTCGAGATGCACCCACTCGTCGTCACCGCGCAGGCGCACCACGACCGGCGGCGCACCGTGCCGGAGCGCGTTGCCGACCAGGTTCGCCGTGATCACGTCCAGGCGCCGCCGGTCCAGTGCGGCGTCCAGTTCGCGCGGTGCGTCCAGCTCGACTTCGTCCAGCCAGCCACGGGAGCGCAGGCAGCCGCGCACCCCGGCGCGCAGCTCGACGTTCTCCGGGCACAGCGTGGCCGCACCCGCGTCGAACCTCGACACCTCGATCAGGTCCTCCACCAGCCCGGCCAGTTTGCGCGTCTCGGACACGGCGAGCTGGGCCGGCTCCCGCGCGTCCCGCGGCATCCGCTCCGCCTCGGCCTCCAGCACCTCGGCCACCGCGATCAGTGTGGTCAGCGGCGTGCGCAGTTCGTGCGACACGTCTGCGACGAACCGGCGCGCGTCGGCCTCCATCCGGGCCAGCTCGCCAACCGACCGCTCCAGCGAGGCCGCCGTTTCGTTGAAGGTCTCGGCGAGCTCGGCGAGTTCGTCCGAACCACGGGGCCGCAGCCGCGCGCCGAGGTCACCGCCGCCAAGCCGCCGCGCCGCGGTGCGGAGATCCCGTACCGGCCGCAGGACGCCCCGTGCGGCAAGCAGCGCGAGCAGCACCGCCACCGGCAGGGCCATGGCGCTGGTGCGGCTCGCGTTCGCGGTCAGCGCATCGACCTGCTGCTGCACCTCGCTCAGCTCGCGGACCGCGTAGACCTCGACGCCGGACGGCCGCCGCTGCCCGTCCAGGTCAGTGATCATCACCGGCGTGCCGATCACCAACCTCGGCCCACCGTCCGACTCGACCCGCTGCACCAACAGCTGGTCGGCCTTGCCGGTGGCCGAACTCAGGTCGGGCGGCACGAGGTCGAGGTCGGCGCCGTGGGCCGACCGCAGGGCGCCGTAGGTCACCAGCGCCTGTCCGCCGATCGTCATCGCCAACCGGTCGAGTGCCGCCTGGTCGGGCGGATAGGGCAGGTTGGGTGCGATCGCGGTGACCTGCCGCTCGATCTCGCCGGCGAGCCGGTGCTGGGTCGCCTCGACCAGCGAGCTGCCGGCTGACGCCGCACTCGCCCACGCCGCGGTGGCCGCGCCGATCACGCCGACCGCGACGAAGGCCAGGATCAGCCGGGGACGCAACCCGCCGAGCACCGAGCGTGCTCTGCCCAGCGCTGTCATACCGGACCGAACCGGTAACCGAAACCGCGTACGGTCTGCACGAAGACCGGTCGGGACGGCTCATCCTCGATCTTTGCCCGCAGGCGCTGGACGCAGTTGTCCACCAGCCGGGAGTCACCGAGGTAGTGGTGCTCCCACACGAGCTCGAGCAACTGCTGGCGGCTGAACACCTGGCCGGGTGAACGGGAAAGTTCGAGCAGGAGCCGCAGTTCGGTCGGGGTGAGCGAGACCTGCCGCTCGCCCTTGGCCACGGTCAGCGCGGCCCGGTCGATGGTGAGGTCGTGGTGCCGGTCGCGGACACTCTCCTCGGCCGGAATGCCCCGGCGTAGCACCGCGCGGACGCGCGCGTCGAGCACCCTCGGCTGGACTGGCTTGACGACGTAGTCATCCGCGCCGGCCTCCAGCCCGCCGACGAGGTCCAGGTCGTCGCCGCGAGCGGTGAGCATGATGATCGGCAGGTTGCCGGTCGCGCGGATCCGTCTGCACACCTCGAAACCGTCCATGCCGGGTAACATCAGGTCCAGCACCGCGATGTCGGGTGGCATGCCGCCCAGCGCGCGCAGCCCCTCCTCGCCGGTGCCGGCCTCAGCTACTTCGTGCCCGTGCCGGCCGAGCGCCAGTGCGAGGCTGCGGCGAATCGCCTGGTCATCCTCGATCAACAGAATCCTTACCACGCGGCCGATTATCGGGACTCCGCCCGCAGTCGATCCGGAAGCCGGCGAGACTGCTACAGGATCAGGACATCAGGGCCGGCCCGGGTGTTCAGCGCAGGGTGAGTGGGGTCGCGGATTCGATGCGGGTCAGTTTCTGCGGGTTGCGGACGTAGTAGAGGCCGGTGATGCGGGTGTCCTCGACATGCATCACGATGACGCCGTCGAGTTCACCGTCGACGTGCAGAGCCAGCGCCGGGCCCGCGTTGACCGCGGTCGGCTCGGCGGTGAGCGACACGTCGTTCCTGGTGAGCCCGCCGACGATGAACCGGGCCACCTTGCCGGCGCCGACGATCGGACGCGGGTTGGCCTGCTTGATACCGCCACCGTCGCTGATCGCGACGACGTCGGGGGCGAGCACGTCGAGCAGGCCCTGCAGGTCCCGGGTCTCGAGCGCCCGCTGGAAGGCTTCGAGAGCCGCTTGGGCCTGCCGTGCGGTGACCGCATGGCGCGGGCGGCGGGCTTCGACGTGGTGGCGGGCACGATGGGCGATCTGGTGCACGGCGGCGGGGGTCTTGTCGACCGCGGCCGCGATGTCGTCATAGCCGATTCCGAATGCTTCGCGCAGCACGAACACCGCCCGTTCGGTCGGGGTCAGTGTCTCGAGGACGAGCATCAGCGCCATCGACACGCTTTCGGCGAGCTCGACGTCGGCGGCCGCGTCCGGTGCGGTGAGCAGTGGCTCCGGTAGCCACGAGCCCACGTACGCCTCCCTGCGGCGTTTCATCGAGCGCAGCCGGTTGAGCGACTGCCGGGTCGTGATCCGCACCAGGTAGGCGCGTTGGTCGTGCACTTGGGCTACGTCGACCTTTACCCATCGCAGCCAGGTTTCTTGCAGGACGTCTTCGGCGTCGGCCGCTGATCCGAGCATCTCGTAGGCGACGGTGAACAGCAGGTTGCGGTGCCCGACGAACGTCTCCGTCGCGCCGGCGGTGGCGTGGTCGTCGCCGTCGGCCCGCCGCTGCCCGCCGGATTCGCCTGTGGTGTCCATGGAGTCGGTGTCTCAGGCGATCGGTGCGGGCGTGTCGCCGTGCTGGGCCCGCAGCAGCCGCGGCCTGTGCTTGCCGTCTTTGGGCCAGGAGTGCGAGCCGGGCTTGCGCGCTTCGGTGACCAGGTGTTTGACGCTGGCGGCGCAGGAGAGCTCTTTGAGCGTCTTGCCCATGAGCCCGCTGAAGTAGATCCGCATCGCGGTGTCGTCCTTGTGGCCGAGCTGGAAGATCCCG includes:
- a CDS encoding response regulator transcription factor, whose product is MVRILLIEDDQAIRRSLALALGRHGHEVAEAGTGEEGLRALGGMPPDIAVLDLMLPGMDGFEVCRRIRATGNLPIIMLTARGDDLDLVGGLEAGADDYVVKPVQPRVLDARVRAVLRRGIPAEESVRDRHHDLTIDRAALTVAKGERQVSLTPTELRLLLELSRSPGQVFSRQQLLELVWEHHYLGDSRLVDNCVQRLRAKIEDEPSRPVFVQTVRGFGYRFGPV
- a CDS encoding GerMN domain-containing protein, with amino-acid sequence MIRKALVAALAAAVLGPAGCGVQPSGVLGGTRAPTGLAPGTPVYLVDDAGGLVVQRRGDGLSTIGQAVKMLLTTTRPGPGLHSYAGFSEVALELPITTAGEVITVGLPIDRDDVRREVGIDQLVCTALAVHQQSGGSPATGVRLSFVHGPDTETRHCPVLPFR
- a CDS encoding RNA polymerase sigma-70 factor encodes the protein MDTTGESGGQRRADGDDHATAGATETFVGHRNLLFTVAYEMLGSAADAEDVLQETWLRWVKVDVAQVHDQRAYLVRITTRQSLNRLRSMKRRREAYVGSWLPEPLLTAPDAAADVELAESVSMALMLVLETLTPTERAVFVLREAFGIGYDDIAAAVDKTPAAVHQIAHRARHHVEARRPRHAVTARQAQAALEAFQRALETRDLQGLLDVLAPDVVAISDGGGIKQANPRPIVGAGKVARFIVGGLTRNDVSLTAEPTAVNAGPALALHVDGELDGVIVMHVEDTRITGLYYVRNPQKLTRIESATPLTLR
- a CDS encoding sensor histidine kinase, producing the protein MTALGRARSVLGGLRPRLILAFVAVGVIGAATAAWASAASAGSSLVEATQHRLAGEIERQVTAIAPNLPYPPDQAALDRLAMTIGGQALVTYGALRSAHGADLDLVPPDLSSATGKADQLLVQRVESDGGPRLVIGTPVMITDLDGQRRPSGVEVYAVRELSEVQQQVDALTANASRTSAMALPVAVLLALLAARGVLRPVRDLRTAARRLGGGDLGARLRPRGSDELAELAETFNETAASLERSVGELARMEADARRFVADVSHELRTPLTTLIAVAEVLEAEAERMPRDAREPAQLAVSETRKLAGLVEDLIEVSRFDAGAATLCPENVELRAGVRGCLRSRGWLDEVELDAPRELDAALDRRRLDVITANLVGNALRHGAPPVVVRLRGDDEWVHLEVVDHGPGLPDAVARHVFDRFYKADTARARSEGSGLGMAITAENVKLHGGTIWAGNADGAGARFAVRLPRWTEAGR